A single Carnobacterium alterfunditum DSM 5972 DNA region contains:
- a CDS encoding NAD(P)H-hydrate dehydratase produces MKEINPEAIHGMIPKRNKDSYKADYGRVLVIGGNEDMGGAIILTASAAVYSGAGLVTVATAKVNHTALHARLPEAMVFDMYNEDCLLKKLSTATVIVIGPGLGLSSESLAILKSVLKTVTKEQRLIIDGSAITLMAKNNLKTPVAITTYTPHLGEWRKLSHLKPTEQNETLNIQARKELKAAVVLKQSRTEIYFLDEVWKNTHGNPAMATGGMGDTLAGMIAGFSAQFKNNRSAIITAVFLHSKIGDDLAKKQYVVLPSQIIERIPTEMKEFSTMFIF; encoded by the coding sequence GTGAAAGAAATAAATCCAGAAGCCATTCATGGCATGATTCCAAAAAGAAATAAAGATAGTTATAAAGCTGATTATGGTCGTGTGCTTGTTATAGGTGGAAATGAAGATATGGGCGGGGCCATCATTCTTACCGCTAGTGCAGCGGTTTACAGTGGTGCTGGGTTGGTTACCGTTGCAACAGCTAAAGTAAATCATACAGCTTTGCATGCTCGGCTTCCAGAAGCGATGGTTTTTGATATGTATAACGAAGATTGCTTGCTTAAAAAACTTTCAACAGCGACCGTCATTGTCATTGGTCCTGGATTAGGTCTTTCTTCTGAATCATTAGCCATTCTAAAATCCGTTTTAAAGACCGTCACTAAAGAACAACGCTTGATCATTGATGGCAGTGCGATAACTTTAATGGCTAAAAATAACTTGAAGACACCAGTTGCTATAACAACTTATACACCTCACTTAGGTGAGTGGCGAAAGCTCTCTCACTTAAAGCCGACTGAACAAAATGAGACCTTAAACATTCAAGCTAGAAAAGAATTAAAGGCAGCGGTCGTTTTGAAACAATCCCGAACAGAAATTTATTTTTTAGATGAAGTTTGGAAGAATACTCATGGAAATCCCGCAATGGCAACTGGCGGGATGGGAGATACATTAGCAGGTATGATTGCTGGATTTAGTGCTCAATTTAAGAATAATCGTTCTGCTATCATCACTGCTGTCTTCCTACACAGTAAGATTGGTGACGATTTAGCTAAAAAGCAATATGTTGTTCTCCCATCTCAAATTATCGAAAGGATTCCTACTGAGATGAAGGAATTTTCTACTATGTTTATTTTTTGA
- a CDS encoding putative polysaccharide biosynthesis protein: MSKETISDNKLKQPLEEMSSKDKMINGSAWMTGGSILSRLLGALYIIPWMAWMGNQSIAESANALYTIGYTPYALFLNIATAGVPSAIAKQVSYYNSLNEYEISRNIYKKGLQIMAVTGIVSALIMYVAAPFIAASSPNVSVDNATQVIRSLSWALLIIPCMSVTRGYIQGHHIMKYSAISQFIEQLARVIFMLAAVYLIRQVWNGSVVNAVAASTFAAVIGAVFSIGYLFYIIWRKKPELDERAAQSLNKITISTNEIFKSIIRTAIPFIIIGSGITLFQMIDQFTFQQIMTQVSNLSPKQIVNHYGVASGNVNKLIMIVISFGGSMAITAVPLISELIAKNDLKKIAHQISDSLQLFSFIMLPASIGMMIVAEPLYTVFYGQSDLGTTALQVASFMSLFLGLFVLMGSTMQAANQTRSALWALVIGLVVKLATQYPMLAWAGTNGMFISNIFGFGVTVLLMLWKMYKVTRFDMGLILRRVLLMLILTLAMAIVTFAVKELLYLMMDSENSRTSALLVMAISAGSGGIVYMYGSLKTRLADRLLGARVTGLRTKLHIK; this comes from the coding sequence ATGTCAAAAGAAACGATCAGTGATAATAAATTAAAACAACCATTAGAAGAAATGAGCTCCAAAGACAAAATGATCAACGGATCAGCTTGGATGACGGGTGGAAGTATTTTATCCAGATTATTAGGAGCCCTTTACATTATTCCTTGGATGGCCTGGATGGGAAATCAAAGTATAGCAGAATCTGCGAATGCCCTTTACACGATTGGGTACACACCTTATGCATTATTTTTAAATATTGCAACAGCCGGTGTTCCATCAGCAATTGCCAAGCAAGTTTCTTACTATAATAGCTTGAATGAGTACGAAATAAGTCGCAACATTTATAAAAAAGGATTGCAAATCATGGCAGTTACAGGTATTGTGTCAGCGTTGATCATGTATGTTGCAGCACCATTTATAGCAGCAAGCAGTCCAAATGTATCGGTTGATAATGCAACTCAAGTTATCCGTTCGCTGAGTTGGGCATTGCTGATCATTCCTTGCATGAGTGTGACTCGCGGGTACATTCAGGGACACCATATTATGAAGTACTCAGCTATTTCACAGTTTATTGAACAACTAGCTCGGGTTATCTTTATGCTTGCTGCTGTTTACTTGATTCGTCAGGTATGGAATGGTTCAGTTGTAAATGCTGTTGCAGCTTCAACGTTCGCAGCTGTTATTGGAGCTGTGTTTAGTATTGGGTATTTATTCTACATTATCTGGCGCAAAAAACCAGAATTGGATGAACGCGCAGCCCAGAGTTTGAATAAAATAACTATCTCTACAAATGAAATTTTCAAATCTATTATCCGTACAGCTATTCCATTCATTATTATTGGTTCAGGTATTACGCTTTTTCAAATGATCGATCAATTTACGTTCCAACAAATTATGACGCAAGTTTCTAATTTATCGCCAAAACAAATCGTAAATCATTACGGAGTGGCTTCAGGTAACGTCAATAAACTGATCATGATCGTTATTTCTTTTGGAGGGTCAATGGCAATTACAGCTGTGCCACTTATTTCTGAGTTGATAGCAAAAAATGATTTGAAAAAAATTGCTCATCAAATCAGTGATAGTTTACAATTGTTTTCTTTTATCATGTTGCCTGCTTCAATTGGAATGATGATCGTAGCTGAACCTTTATATACGGTTTTCTATGGCCAGAGTGATCTTGGAACAACGGCATTACAAGTTGCTTCCTTTATGAGTTTATTTTTAGGATTATTTGTCCTTATGGGATCAACTATGCAAGCGGCGAATCAAACAAGATCTGCACTCTGGGCGCTAGTAATTGGGTTAGTTGTAAAACTAGCAACTCAATACCCAATGTTGGCATGGGCAGGTACTAATGGAATGTTCATTTCTAATATATTTGGTTTTGGTGTCACAGTCTTATTAATGTTGTGGAAAATGTACAAGGTTACGCGTTTTGATATGGGCTTGATTTTAAGACGTGTTTTATTGATGCTGATCCTTACTTTAGCGATGGCTATTGTGACGTTTGCAGTTAAAGAACTGCTTTACTTAATGATGGATTCAGAGAATAGCAGGACCAGCGCACTTTTGGTTATGGCTATTTCAGCAGGATCAGGTGGCATTGTTTATATGTATGGCTCTTTAAAAACCCGGTTAGCAGATCGTTTATTAGGAGCACGGGTTACAGGTTTAAGAACCAAACTACACATTAAATAA
- a CDS encoding SHOCT domain-containing protein, with protein MFECFNFFSRGGMGSMIYIGFFWILLLVVVVFLGAKLFFNQQNKGNDRETPLEVLQKEYAKGNISEEEYLERKKHLQ; from the coding sequence ATGTTTGAATGTTTTAATTTTTTTAGTAGAGGCGGAATGGGATCTATGATATATATAGGCTTTTTTTGGATTCTATTATTAGTTGTAGTAGTTTTTCTAGGCGCAAAATTATTCTTCAATCAACAAAATAAAGGTAACGATAGAGAAACACCCTTGGAAGTTCTTCAAAAAGAATATGCAAAAGGAAATATTTCTGAAGAAGAATACTTGGAACGAAAGAAACATCTACAATAA
- a CDS encoding pseudouridine synthase — translation MRLDKLLANMGFGTRKTVKGVLKSKVVTVNGLIEKEGKTQVDPEKDTIIVSGEEIEYHEFVYFMLHKPQGVVSATTDNVHKTVIDLLEPQDQLRDPFPVGRLDKDTEGLLILTNDGTLAHNLLSPKKHVDKCYEAIIEGIVEEKDIQEFASGITLDDGFNCQSAHLEIISIDFEKEQSIIRVTIHEGKFHQVKRMFEAVDKSVSYLKRLSMGNVQLDETLELGDYRQLTKAELDSLTD, via the coding sequence ATGCGATTAGATAAATTATTGGCCAATATGGGCTTTGGAACAAGAAAAACAGTAAAAGGTGTATTAAAATCAAAAGTGGTAACTGTAAATGGACTTATTGAAAAAGAGGGTAAAACGCAAGTGGATCCAGAGAAAGATACGATCATCGTTTCGGGTGAAGAGATTGAATACCATGAATTCGTGTATTTTATGCTGCACAAACCGCAAGGAGTCGTGAGCGCAACAACAGACAATGTTCATAAAACGGTAATTGATCTTTTAGAGCCGCAAGACCAATTGCGTGACCCGTTTCCAGTGGGAAGGTTAGATAAGGATACAGAGGGCTTATTGATTTTAACCAATGATGGAACTTTAGCGCATAACTTGCTTTCACCGAAGAAGCATGTGGATAAATGTTATGAAGCGATCATTGAGGGTATAGTAGAGGAAAAAGATATTCAAGAATTTGCGAGCGGCATAACGTTGGATGACGGTTTTAATTGCCAATCAGCTCATTTAGAAATCATATCAATAGATTTTGAGAAAGAACAGTCCATTATTCGAGTCACGATACATGAAGGAAAATTTCATCAAGTAAAGCGTATGTTTGAAGCAGTAGATAAGTCTGTTAGTTATTTGAAACGATTGTCTATGGGAAATGTGCAACTAGATGAAACATTAGAATTAGGGGATTACAGACAACTAACAAAAGCAGAATTGGATTCATTAACTGATTAA
- a CDS encoding response regulator transcription factor, whose amino-acid sequence MKILIVDDEPKILDIVEAYLNVKKFQVFRASNGTEAMEKFELVQPNLIVLDLMLPDISGAVICQNIRKTSDVPIILLTAKSTEKDILTGLQMGADDYIVKPFSPKELVARVETVLRRSASPIVTETKWSFDKGMLVIYPENKQVFKNQQEIILTPTEFEILALLTSHPKQVFSREQLLESVKGLEFDVLDRIIDSHIKNLRQKIEDNTRQPYFILTVYGMGYRFGGRKDESYN is encoded by the coding sequence TTGAAAATATTAATTGTAGATGATGAACCCAAGATATTGGATATTGTAGAAGCTTACCTCAATGTAAAAAAGTTCCAAGTATTCCGAGCTTCCAACGGAACAGAAGCGATGGAAAAATTTGAGTTGGTACAACCGAATTTAATCGTGTTGGATCTTATGCTGCCTGATATATCTGGAGCAGTCATTTGCCAAAACATACGAAAAACATCTGATGTTCCTATTATTTTGCTGACTGCTAAGTCAACAGAAAAAGATATTTTAACCGGCTTACAAATGGGTGCTGATGACTATATAGTTAAACCTTTCAGCCCCAAAGAGTTAGTGGCACGTGTAGAAACTGTTCTACGTCGCTCAGCTTCTCCTATTGTAACCGAAACTAAGTGGTCATTTGATAAAGGAATGTTGGTAATTTATCCTGAAAACAAACAGGTTTTTAAAAATCAACAGGAAATTATATTAACACCTACTGAATTTGAAATACTAGCACTACTAACTTCTCATCCAAAGCAAGTATTTTCTAGAGAACAATTATTAGAAAGTGTGAAGGGACTTGAATTTGATGTTCTCGATCGTATTATTGATTCTCATATCAAAAACTTGCGCCAGAAAATTGAAGATAATACACGACAGCCTTATTTTATATTGACGGTTTATGGCATGGGTTATCGATTTGGTGGGAGAAAAGATGAATCGTACAATTAA
- the pepV gene encoding dipeptidase PepV — MAIDWKKEAAARKEDFLADLIELLKINSVRDNSKATADAPVGPGPKAALESFLALGERDGFVTKNVGNLAGHIEYGDGDETMGVFAHVDVVPVGTGWETDPFSPVIKDGRIYARGSSDDKGPGVAAYYALKMIKDLELPVSKKVRFIIGTDEESGWMCMDHYLANEPTPDFGFSPDAEFPIINGEKGNLTIYINTKGNNKGGKNELLSFDAGMRENMVPQDATAVFTSEEADQIEKDFYDFIEVSPITGTIKVEGTKVTIEVGGKAAHGMAPHLGVNAGTYLAAFLNRHSFGGDVKNYLQLTAEYLHEDTKAEKLGLNHIDEVMGDLTMNLGIFTFTPEKGGLIAVNIRFPKGVSPEGIEIKMEHKLAGFGVTLSRGREQMPHYVSAEDPLVKTLLDVYQRQTGLEAHEKTIGGGTYGRLLERGVAFGAMFPNSIDTMHQDNEFMAIDDLMNAMSIYAEAIYELIK; from the coding sequence ATGGCAATTGATTGGAAGAAAGAAGCTGCTGCTCGAAAAGAAGATTTTTTAGCAGACTTAATAGAATTACTTAAAATAAACAGTGTACGCGATAATAGCAAAGCTACAGCTGATGCTCCAGTAGGACCTGGACCAAAAGCAGCTTTAGAAAGTTTTTTAGCTTTAGGTGAACGAGATGGATTTGTGACTAAAAATGTAGGAAACTTAGCTGGACATATTGAATACGGTGACGGTGATGAAACAATGGGCGTTTTTGCTCATGTTGATGTTGTACCTGTTGGAACAGGCTGGGAAACTGACCCATTTAGCCCAGTGATCAAAGATGGCCGTATATATGCTCGAGGCTCTAGTGATGATAAAGGTCCTGGTGTAGCTGCTTATTACGCTTTGAAAATGATCAAAGACCTGGAATTGCCAGTTTCTAAAAAAGTTCGTTTTATTATTGGAACAGATGAAGAAAGCGGCTGGATGTGTATGGACCATTATTTAGCGAATGAACCAACTCCAGACTTTGGTTTTTCACCAGATGCAGAATTCCCAATTATTAATGGTGAAAAAGGAAATCTTACTATTTATATAAATACAAAAGGGAATAATAAAGGCGGAAAAAATGAATTGTTGAGTTTTGATGCTGGTATGCGTGAAAACATGGTTCCGCAAGATGCTACGGCTGTATTTACAAGTGAAGAAGCTGACCAAATCGAAAAAGACTTTTACGATTTTATTGAAGTTTCTCCAATTACTGGGACAATAAAAGTAGAAGGTACTAAAGTCACGATTGAAGTAGGAGGAAAAGCTGCTCACGGTATGGCACCACATTTAGGCGTAAATGCTGGTACTTATTTAGCCGCATTTTTAAATCGTCATTCGTTTGGCGGAGATGTTAAAAATTACTTGCAATTAACAGCTGAATATTTACATGAAGACACTAAAGCTGAAAAATTGGGATTGAATCACATCGATGAAGTTATGGGAGACTTAACAATGAATTTAGGAATATTCACATTCACTCCTGAAAAGGGCGGATTGATTGCAGTGAATATCCGTTTTCCTAAAGGTGTATCCCCTGAAGGAATTGAAATTAAAATGGAACATAAACTAGCTGGTTTTGGTGTAACGTTAAGCCGTGGTAGAGAACAAATGCCGCATTATGTATCTGCTGAAGATCCATTAGTCAAAACATTATTAGATGTTTACCAAAGACAAACTGGATTAGAAGCTCACGAAAAAACGATTGGCGGCGGTACTTACGGACGCTTATTAGAACGTGGAGTAGCTTTTGGAGCTATGTTCCCTAATAGTATCGACACCATGCACCAAGACAATGAATTTATGGCTATTGATGACTTGATGAATGCAATGAGTATTTACGCAGAAGCTATCTACGAATTGATCAAATAG
- a CDS encoding sensor histidine kinase yields MNRTIKWQFIFSFVSISFIIIGAFSVMTLSLMDNHFAKYVAERQESDLIEYTTGLERLYEENGEWPTTAAFDPIGLESLHNSIILKVYDNEKNLLWSPTSSDMMGTKQNMQGNAPNMGNMMGAMENTPIEKTVPLFNGEQKIGEVLISYTGPTAYTEHDALFIADMKNNLIIAAIAALVLSFFFAVLFAKKISRPIVSVKDFTREIAKGNYTSSSPEKTDIKEIDELIVSVNDLSIQLENQQNIRNQLSSDIAHEIRTPLTTLKGNLEAMIDGIWEVTDERLQSSYDEVNRITRLIGSIDKINEIESHQDMLNKSSFDLYVLAETIFSNFEALFAKKNIHYSLDGGSLFINADKDKISQVITNLLSNAIKFTPSEGKITLKISQEKNQALLSVTDTGEGISPKEINHIFERFYMSDFSRNSLLGGQGIGLSIVKTIIKAHKGTITVKSDKGKGSIFTISLPITK; encoded by the coding sequence ATGAATCGTACAATTAAATGGCAGTTTATATTTTCTTTTGTTTCTATTTCTTTCATTATAATTGGCGCATTTAGTGTGATGACACTAAGTCTAATGGATAATCACTTTGCAAAATATGTTGCTGAGAGACAAGAGTCTGATTTAATAGAATATACCACTGGTTTAGAAAGACTTTACGAAGAAAATGGGGAATGGCCAACTACTGCTGCTTTTGATCCCATCGGCTTAGAGTCATTGCATAATTCGATTATCTTGAAAGTATATGACAATGAAAAAAATTTACTCTGGAGTCCTACATCTTCAGATATGATGGGAACTAAACAAAACATGCAGGGAAATGCTCCGAATATGGGGAACATGATGGGAGCGATGGAAAATACCCCTATAGAAAAAACGGTTCCTTTATTTAATGGTGAACAAAAAATTGGAGAAGTTCTTATCAGTTATACGGGACCCACAGCTTATACAGAACATGATGCTTTATTTATTGCAGATATGAAAAATAATCTTATCATAGCGGCAATTGCAGCGTTAGTTCTTTCTTTCTTTTTCGCTGTTTTGTTTGCCAAAAAAATAAGTCGGCCAATAGTGAGCGTGAAAGACTTTACAAGAGAAATCGCTAAAGGAAATTACACAAGTTCGTCTCCTGAAAAAACAGATATCAAGGAAATAGATGAACTAATTGTATCCGTAAATGATCTCTCTATTCAACTTGAAAATCAGCAAAATATCAGAAATCAATTATCTTCTGATATCGCTCATGAAATCAGAACCCCTTTGACAACTTTAAAAGGAAATCTGGAAGCTATGATAGATGGCATATGGGAAGTAACCGATGAACGACTTCAAAGCAGTTATGATGAAGTGAATCGCATCACTCGCCTTATAGGAAGTATTGATAAAATCAATGAGATTGAAAGTCACCAGGATATGTTAAACAAATCATCTTTCGATCTATATGTTCTTGCAGAAACTATTTTTTCTAATTTTGAAGCTCTTTTTGCTAAGAAAAACATTCATTATTCATTAGATGGTGGTTCTCTATTCATTAATGCTGATAAGGATAAAATAAGTCAGGTCATTACCAATCTTTTATCAAATGCAATTAAATTCACACCTTCTGAGGGGAAAATAACACTAAAAATCAGTCAAGAAAAAAACCAAGCTTTATTAAGTGTAACCGATACTGGAGAAGGCATTTCCCCAAAAGAAATCAATCATATTTTTGAGAGATTTTATATGTCTGACTTTTCAAGAAATAGTCTTCTAGGCGGTCAAGGAATTGGTCTATCGATCGTAAAAACCATTATTAAGGCCCATAAGGGAACCATAACGGTTAAAAGTGATAAAGGGAAAGGTTCTATATTTACCATTAGTCTTCCTATCACAAAATAG